The stretch of DNA AGCTAACTGCTGCAGCTCTACCACCAACTCACTGCTCGCACTCCCCCATGTGAATGGCAGTTTCTTTTGTAGATTAATTAATGTGATAATTTTGCTCTCAATTAAtgtggtggtttcttttaacacTTTTACCACGGAAGCTGACTGTCCTCTGCGGCTCTACCACCGGCTCACTGCTCGCACTCCTCCATGTCAATGATATGTTactggcagcagcagcaccagaaTGCATTTAGCTAAATGAACGTTTGCATGAAGATGGGTGAGCACAAAATGTTCTTTTGTTTTATATCAACATATCGTTCCATGATTTATTTTGGATGGGCTTATtcttctatttatttatttcctcAGTTACGGATCTTACGGATGGCAAATTATGATAAAGTCCTAGTACGTTAGACCTTTCTTAAAACAATGGAGTCGAAATTTTTATTCATTGTGGATTTTTTGTAATATGGATTTATTTATATGATATGCACTCTTTAAAATAATATAGAtcattagatcttcataaattCAACTGTCTTGGCAAGACAAAATTAATTATACCAATTGTTTTAGCGTTCTATTTATATATTGAATGTGAGAATATATGGGACAGAGTCGGTCCTGGACCCGAGCAAAAGCTTTGATTTACGTGAAAGTATCCATAATAGAAATGGATATGTGTGATGTAaacttttcttatttttttaatggTATCTATAAATAAAGCATGATAGAGGTCTAGTACCGTGAACATAGTAGAGTCCTGTGGCGTGAACTTGATGCACCAAACTTGGCTTGATGTGACCTtttcttattttatttattcttgCGGGAAACGGAGCATGCTACTACCTTTGCAAGTATACAGTTTTATGCCACCCAGACAATGGAGTCCGTCTCCAATAATAATAACAatagaaaatataaatattttatcCAATGTGGATTTTTATGTGatataaatttattttatatGGTATGAATTCTTAGAATAATAttgaccgttagatcttcataaaatccaacggtgtgaattcttcttctttctagattaatgtggaaatttctagaccctctcggcaaacatgatagttttttttaacactattatattaagataatagatagatgatttgttttctagaataaattttaaattttagaaTGACTTTCTTTTACGAGGGAgtagaattacttttttttAGGACGGACGGAGTAGTTTTTTTAGAGCAGGTATTATGGGCGATGGAGAGTCGGTGGAGTCCGACGTGGAAGAGAAAGAAGGAAGCCAGCATTTCGCGAGATGCCAGCGGTGTGCGCGGGGAGGCTCCTATTGGCTGCAGTGCTACGCCGCTCACTACCCattcgccgctgccgctgccgcgagCCCCGCTGCACCGCTCGCCGCAGCTGTTGCAGCTAGGCTGGCTTTCTTTTCACTCGAGTGCCGGCGCATTTATTGCCCTTGCTCTTAGAGAGCACCATAGAAAATACTGGAAACGGCCTCATCTGCTAATATTATGCCTTTTATTTTAAATACGCAAGCGTTGTACATCTTTGTATTTAAGAAGGAAATCGTGGTGAGCGCCAAAAAGATTTTTTTCAAGGGGGACAGAAGGGTTTTATTCGAAGATGCACGAGACAGAGCCTGAACACAAGCACTAAAAACAGCTGGGTTCCAAACTGTGACTGAGCACAGCGCACGTTTTCCACAGGGTTTCCGTGTATTTACACTTGCATCTACTACCTACTAGGCAACTCATTTGCCGCCCAAAAAACTAACGCCAACACAGGCTACGCACACTTCTCCGATCCGTCTCGAGAGCACTTCCCGCTTCATCGAGATCCCCGGCGCGGCCAGCCACACCGTCCGGTCAACCACCGGCGAGCGACCCGTTTCACCGGAGACGCAGCGAGATCGGCGGCGTGGAGAGCTGAGGCTCCCTACTCGCTCTCCGGGATAGCGGTCAGGTCTGGGGAGAACCTCGTCGGCCTCCCGCCGCGGCACGCCACCCTCCGCTTCTGCGCCGGCTTCGCCGCGACGGGTGAGACCGGGTCCGCCGCGGCGTACTCCTCCTCGGGGACCGGGAACACGAgcggcgccaccgcgccgcgccggagccGGCGGCAGGGGGAGGACGgctgggcggcggccgcggccgcggcggccttgACGAGCGCGGAGCTGGCCTTGACCGCGAGCGCGGCGACCTCGTCGCcggtgaggcggcggcgctgcatcTCGGCGGGGAGCACGAAGTAGATCTGCCCCGGCTGGAGCTCCTCGCCGGAGGCGaccgccgcgacggcgacggggccCTCGAGCACCATCCCGTCGGCGTCGCAGAGGAACCACGACCCCtgcccgccggcctcctccagagccatcgccgccgtggccggcggcgcgtaCTCCCGGAGCTCGCCGCTGGGGAgcaccaccctcgccgccgccgcgccctcgtcGGCCGCGTCGCACGACATGCAGAGGCCCATTGTGTGCAGTAGGATTCGTAgtagcttcttctgctcccgATGTGATCTAGCGTATGCCGCTGTGCTGCTCCGATcgatccgcctccgcctcgtgTGCCGCGCTGTCTCCTTGAGGCTGCGCTGGATGATGGCTCTCCGCTGGAGATGGCGATGGGGGAGGAAGACCCGAAGTGGGCGACTATATATAGCGGGAGCCTGGAGGCCGGGAGGGTGACGGAGACGAGGCGGGGCGGCAGAGGGTGAAGTGTCGCGTAGCCACCAGCGGGGGCAGCACAGGCTGGAGGTTTGCTGCGAGCGAGGCCAGCGATTAGCGTGGACTGGGCGGTGTTTGCTTGGCAAAGAGAGAGGGGGTCAAAGAGTGAGCACGGCCGAATATCATGCCGGCCGGGTTAGAATAATGCTTCATTGCCTAAAAATCCAATCTTTAGTTTCGCTTAATTGGGCGAAGAATCAGACACGGCAGAGCATCATCGTGTGTTTCAAAAGATTACTGTATTTGCTAGGCATAAAACATGCACACCTTGTCAAGCTTTTTAGCGGACATTTCCAGGTTCCGACATGGTTGGACGATCATGTTAGAGCAAACTTTCAGGTTGGAAGTATCTGAAAGACTGAAACATAGCTTGTCGGTATCATCAGTGATCCTCTCGGCGACGTTTGGAAAAAGAAAGCATCCATGTTTGGAATTGGAAACGAATTTCTGATTGATTAAAAATTTAATTCTTCAAAGCTGAATTTTAATCCCAGTGAAAACATTTCACATTGGACTTCAAAGAAATTTGTATTGCTCAAGTTCCGACCCATTTTCAGTTGCAACTATATATTAATTAGTAACTGCATATTGAAAACCAATACTTCTGCATTATTCTTGAAAGTTCATTTATTTCTCCACACCTAGCTAAATGGAAGTCTTgagttataaaaaaaatatctgGATTCCCCATTTGAAACTTTCACAGACGAAGTAAAGTGCACCACAATCACGGAGAGA from Panicum virgatum strain AP13 chromosome 9K, P.virgatum_v5, whole genome shotgun sequence encodes:
- the LOC120648485 gene encoding uncharacterized protein LOC120648485, whose protein sequence is MGLCMSCDAADEGAAAARVVLPSGELREYAPPATAAMALEEAGGQGSWFLCDADGMVLEGPVAVAAVASGEELQPGQIYFVLPAEMQRRRLTGDEVAALAVKASSALVKAAAAAAAAQPSSPCRRLRRGAVAPLVFPVPEEEYAAADPVSPVAAKPAQKRRVACRGGRPTRFSPDLTAIPESE